A stretch of Lepisosteus oculatus isolate fLepOcu1 chromosome 11, fLepOcu1.hap2, whole genome shotgun sequence DNA encodes these proteins:
- the eif3g gene encoding eukaryotic translation initiation factor 3 subunit G isoform X1 — protein sequence MPSGEYDSKPSWADQVEEEGDEGEEDLVGKGTLPSPKETIKGNIKTLTEYKIDEDGKKVKIVRTFKIETRKASKAVARRKNWKKFGNSEYDAPGPNVATTTVSDDVFMTFISSKEDLNSQDDQDDALNRIRCQKIVSCRICKGDHWTTRCPYKDTLGPMQKELAEQLGLSTGEKEKTSEPEPVQPAQSKTGKYVPPSLRDGGTRRGESMQPNRRADDNATIRVTNLSEDTRETDLQELFRPFGSISRIYLAKDKNTGQSKGFAFISFHRREDAARAIAGVSGFGYDHLILNVEWAKPSNN from the exons gaacacTTCCATCGCCCAAAGAGAcaataaaagggaatataaaaaCTCTTACGGAGTATAAGATAGATGAGGATGGAAAGAAGGTTAAG ATTGTTCGCACCTTCAAAATCGAGACCAGAAAAGCATCAAAGGCTGTCGCCAGGAGAAAG AACTGGAAGAAGTTTGGAAATTCTGAGTACGACGCGCCAGGACCGAATGTGGCCACTACCACGGTCAGCGACGACGTCTTCATGACCTTCATTTCCAGCAAGGAG gATCTGAATAGCCAGGATGACCAGGATGATGCATTAAACAGGATAAGGTGCCAGAAAATCGTCTCCTGCCGGATCTGCAAAGGCGATCACTGGACCACCCGCTGTCCGTACAAGGACACCCTGGGGCCCATGCAGAAGGAGCTGGCAGAGCAGCTGGGGCTGTCCACTGGGGAGAAGGAGAAGACCTCTG AGCCTGAGCCTGTGCAGCCAGCACAGAGCAAGACGGGCAAGTATGTGCCCCCCAGCCTGCGGGACGGAGGCACTCGCCGTGGGGAGTCCATGCAGCCGAATCGCAGAG CTGATGACAATGCCACGATCCGTGTGACCAACTTGTCCGAGGACACCCGGGAGACCGACCTGCAGGAGCTCTTCCGGCCCTTCGGCTCCATCTCCAGGATTTATCTGGCCAAGGACAAGAACACTGGCCAGTCCAAG GGATTTGCCTTCATCAGTTTCCACCGGCGTGAAGATGCAGCCCGAGCCATCGCTGGTGTGTCTGGGTTTGGCTACGATCACCTGATCCTCAACGTCGAATGGGCCAA ACCCTCAAACAACTAG
- the eif3g gene encoding eukaryotic translation initiation factor 3 subunit G isoform X2, with the protein MPSGEYDSKPSWADQVEEEGDEGTLPSPKETIKGNIKTLTEYKIDEDGKKVKIVRTFKIETRKASKAVARRKNWKKFGNSEYDAPGPNVATTTVSDDVFMTFISSKEDLNSQDDQDDALNRIRCQKIVSCRICKGDHWTTRCPYKDTLGPMQKELAEQLGLSTGEKEKTSEPEPVQPAQSKTGKYVPPSLRDGGTRRGESMQPNRRADDNATIRVTNLSEDTRETDLQELFRPFGSISRIYLAKDKNTGQSKGFAFISFHRREDAARAIAGVSGFGYDHLILNVEWAKPSNN; encoded by the exons gaacacTTCCATCGCCCAAAGAGAcaataaaagggaatataaaaaCTCTTACGGAGTATAAGATAGATGAGGATGGAAAGAAGGTTAAG ATTGTTCGCACCTTCAAAATCGAGACCAGAAAAGCATCAAAGGCTGTCGCCAGGAGAAAG AACTGGAAGAAGTTTGGAAATTCTGAGTACGACGCGCCAGGACCGAATGTGGCCACTACCACGGTCAGCGACGACGTCTTCATGACCTTCATTTCCAGCAAGGAG gATCTGAATAGCCAGGATGACCAGGATGATGCATTAAACAGGATAAGGTGCCAGAAAATCGTCTCCTGCCGGATCTGCAAAGGCGATCACTGGACCACCCGCTGTCCGTACAAGGACACCCTGGGGCCCATGCAGAAGGAGCTGGCAGAGCAGCTGGGGCTGTCCACTGGGGAGAAGGAGAAGACCTCTG AGCCTGAGCCTGTGCAGCCAGCACAGAGCAAGACGGGCAAGTATGTGCCCCCCAGCCTGCGGGACGGAGGCACTCGCCGTGGGGAGTCCATGCAGCCGAATCGCAGAG CTGATGACAATGCCACGATCCGTGTGACCAACTTGTCCGAGGACACCCGGGAGACCGACCTGCAGGAGCTCTTCCGGCCCTTCGGCTCCATCTCCAGGATTTATCTGGCCAAGGACAAGAACACTGGCCAGTCCAAG GGATTTGCCTTCATCAGTTTCCACCGGCGTGAAGATGCAGCCCGAGCCATCGCTGGTGTGTCTGGGTTTGGCTACGATCACCTGATCCTCAACGTCGAATGGGCCAA ACCCTCAAACAACTAG